In one Umezawaea sp. Da 62-37 genomic region, the following are encoded:
- a CDS encoding proline dehydrogenase family protein, whose amino-acid sequence MLRSTLLAAARSTGTRRLVEGTPLTRPVVDRFIAGEDVDAAIRATGTLVADGRYVTLDHLGEDTLDAAQADATVAAYTELLSRLDEAGYADRAEVSVKLSAVGRSLAVDGGKIALENARKICVAAGTVGTTVTLDMEDHTTTDSTLDVLRELRVDFPWVGAVLQAYLRRTEQDCRDLAHAGSRVRLCKGAYREPASVAYQDKGDVDRSYVRCLKVLMAGEGYPMVASHDPRLIAIAADLAGSRTPDSYEFQMLYGIRPEEQKRIAAAGNTMRVYLPYGDEWYGYFMRRLAERPANVAFFLRSLVTTG is encoded by the coding sequence ATGCTCCGCTCCACTCTTCTGGCCGCCGCCCGTTCCACCGGCACCCGCAGGTTGGTGGAGGGCACTCCGCTGACCCGCCCGGTGGTGGACCGCTTCATCGCGGGCGAGGACGTGGACGCGGCGATCCGCGCCACCGGCACGCTCGTGGCGGATGGTCGGTACGTGACCTTGGACCACCTCGGCGAGGACACCCTCGACGCGGCCCAGGCCGACGCCACGGTGGCGGCGTACACGGAGTTGCTGTCCCGGTTGGACGAGGCGGGTTACGCGGACCGGGCCGAGGTGTCGGTCAAGCTGTCCGCCGTCGGGCGGTCGCTGGCGGTGGACGGCGGGAAGATCGCGCTGGAGAACGCGCGGAAGATCTGCGTGGCGGCCGGCACCGTGGGCACGACCGTGACGCTGGACATGGAGGACCACACCACCACCGACTCCACGTTGGACGTCCTGCGGGAACTGCGGGTGGACTTCCCGTGGGTCGGCGCGGTGCTCCAGGCCTACCTGAGGCGGACCGAGCAGGACTGCCGCGACCTCGCCCACGCCGGGTCGCGGGTGCGGCTGTGCAAGGGCGCCTACCGGGAGCCCGCTTCGGTGGCGTACCAGGACAAGGGTGACGTCGACCGGTCGTACGTGCGGTGCCTGAAGGTGCTCATGGCGGGCGAGGGCTACCCGATGGTCGCCTCGCACGACCCGCGGCTGATCGCGATCGCCGCGGACCTGGCGGGCTCGCGGACGCCGGACAGCTACGAGTTCCAGATGCTGTACGGGATCCGGCCGGAGGAGCAGAAGCGGATCGCCGCGGCGGGCAACACCATGCGCGTGTACCTGCCCTACGGCGACGAGTGGTACGGCTACTTCATGCGACGGCTGGCCGAACGCCCGGCGAACGTGGCGTTCTTCCTGCGGTCGCTGGTGACGACGGGCTGA
- a CDS encoding lytic polysaccharide monooxygenase gives MEARKFGLVALLASFAVALPMLMTGVAQGHGSAQGPFSRTYNCRWNENPEAPTSGGCKAAVAAGGTQAMYDWHEVNIANAAGNSRSIIPDGKLCSAGRDKYKGLDLPRTDWATTKLTSGANITFALKATAPHKGSFELFNTKNGYNPLSPLKWSDLDPSFAKVTDPALVNGVYQINVKLPAGKSGRHLIYVVWQRSDSPEAFYSCSDVVY, from the coding sequence GTGGAAGCGCGCAAATTCGGACTGGTGGCCCTGCTCGCGTCGTTCGCCGTCGCGCTGCCGATGCTCATGACGGGCGTCGCGCAGGGCCACGGCTCGGCCCAGGGCCCGTTCAGCCGCACCTACAACTGCCGGTGGAACGAGAACCCGGAGGCTCCGACCTCCGGCGGCTGCAAGGCGGCCGTCGCGGCCGGTGGCACGCAGGCGATGTACGACTGGCACGAGGTGAACATCGCCAACGCCGCGGGCAACAGCCGGTCGATCATCCCCGACGGCAAGCTGTGCAGCGCGGGCCGCGACAAGTACAAGGGCCTGGACCTGCCCCGGACGGACTGGGCGACCACGAAGCTGACCAGCGGGGCGAACATCACGTTCGCGCTGAAGGCGACCGCGCCGCACAAGGGGTCCTTCGAGCTGTTCAACACGAAGAACGGCTACAACCCGCTGTCGCCGCTCAAGTGGAGCGACCTCGACCCGTCGTTCGCGAAGGTCACCGATCCCGCGCTGGTCAACGGGGTGTACCAGATCAACGTGAAGCTGCCCGCCGGCAAGTCCGGTCGGCACCTGATCTACGTGGTGTGGCAGCGCTCGGACAGCCCGGAGGCGTTCTACTCCTGCTCGGACGTCGTGTACTAG
- a CDS encoding fatty acid desaturase family protein, which yields MLTVDAAGKRGSDFAELSRTIKQAGLLERRIRYYTFRLVGNALALALAVTTFVLVGDSWWQLAVAVLMGVLFTQLAFLGHDAGHRQMFQSRKANDLVGLVHGNLLTGVSYGWWIGKHNRHHANPNHIDEDPDVDISVLAFTSEQSLTKKGIFRFITKHQAVFFFPLLLLEGFSLHVISVNAIVRKQVKGWGLEASLLAVHVVGYLAAVFLVMSPLKGVLFILVHQAMFGLYMGVSFAPNHKGMPVLTDEHEFDFLRKQVLTSRNVNGNWFTDLALGGLNYQIEHHLFPSMPRPNLRRAQGLVREFCDRHSISYAQCGLFRSYGYVLQHLHEAGAPLRGAAKLAPSASS from the coding sequence CTGTTGACCGTCGACGCGGCAGGCAAGCGGGGCAGCGACTTCGCTGAGCTGTCCCGGACCATCAAGCAGGCGGGTCTGCTCGAACGCAGGATCCGCTACTACACCTTCAGGCTGGTGGGCAACGCGCTGGCGCTGGCGCTCGCGGTGACGACCTTCGTGCTCGTGGGCGACTCCTGGTGGCAACTCGCCGTCGCGGTCCTCATGGGCGTGCTGTTCACCCAGCTCGCGTTCCTGGGCCACGACGCGGGCCACCGCCAGATGTTCCAGAGCAGGAAGGCCAACGACCTGGTCGGCCTGGTGCACGGCAACCTGCTCACCGGCGTCAGCTACGGCTGGTGGATCGGCAAGCACAACCGGCACCACGCAAACCCGAACCACATCGACGAGGACCCCGACGTCGACATCTCGGTGCTGGCCTTCACCTCCGAGCAGTCGCTGACGAAGAAGGGGATCTTCCGCTTCATCACCAAGCACCAGGCGGTCTTCTTCTTCCCGCTGCTGCTGCTCGAGGGCTTCAGCCTGCACGTCATCAGCGTGAACGCGATCGTGCGCAAGCAGGTGAAGGGCTGGGGCCTCGAGGCGTCCCTGCTCGCCGTGCACGTCGTCGGCTACCTCGCCGCGGTGTTCCTGGTGATGTCGCCCCTCAAGGGCGTCCTGTTCATCCTGGTGCACCAGGCCATGTTCGGCCTCTACATGGGCGTCTCGTTCGCGCCCAACCACAAGGGCATGCCGGTGCTGACCGACGAGCACGAGTTCGACTTCCTGCGCAAGCAGGTCCTCACCTCCCGCAACGTGAACGGGAACTGGTTCACCGACCTGGCGCTCGGCGGCCTCAACTACCAGATCGAGCACCACCTCTTCCCCAGCATGCCCCGCCCGAACCTGCGCCGGGCGCAGGGGCTCGTGCGCGAGTTCTGCGACCGGCACTCGATCTCCTACGCCCAGTGCGGCCTGTTCAGGTCGTACGGGTACGTGCTCCAGCACCTGCACGAGGCGGGTGCGCCGCTGCGCGGTGCAGCCAAGCTCGCTCCATCAGCGTCCAGCTAG
- the pruA gene encoding L-glutamate gamma-semialdehyde dehydrogenase, whose protein sequence is MDAVTRVPSPVNEPVLQYAPGSPERTELQAKLVELVKEPLEGTLTIGGEQRSGGGARFDVVQPHNHRAVLGTFPSATHQDTEDALAAARAAAPAWRALSYDDRAAILLRAADLLTGPWRSTINAATMLGQSKTAIQAEIDAACELADFWRFNVAFGRTLLAEQPASSTGVWNRTDHRPLEGFVYAITPFNFTAIAANLPTAPALMGNVVLWKPSPTQSFAAQLTMRLLEEAGMPPGVINLLPGDGIAVSEVALSAPDLAGIHFTGSTRTFQHLWGQVGANIASYRSYPRIVGETGGKDFVLAHPSADVDILRTALVRGAFEYQGQKCSAASRAYVPRSVWGRMKDAFLADVASLTVGDVTDFDNFMGAVIDRRSFDKLSGVLTAARSDSTLEVVAGGTADDTDGFFVQPTVLLGTDPAHEVFTTEYFGPVLSVHVYDDADYDKVLRQMESASPYALTGAIIAQDRGAVAHAMSELRFAAGNFYVNDKPTGAVVGQQPFGGGRASGTNDKAGSIHNLLRWVSPRSIKETFVAPTSYRYPHQG, encoded by the coding sequence GTGGACGCTGTGACCAGGGTTCCGTCGCCGGTGAACGAGCCGGTCCTGCAGTACGCCCCCGGTTCGCCGGAGCGCACCGAACTGCAGGCCAAGCTCGTCGAGCTGGTCAAGGAGCCGCTCGAGGGGACCCTGACCATCGGCGGCGAGCAGCGGTCGGGCGGCGGGGCGCGGTTCGACGTCGTCCAGCCGCACAACCACCGCGCGGTGCTCGGCACCTTCCCGAGCGCCACCCACCAGGACACCGAGGACGCGCTGGCCGCGGCCCGCGCCGCCGCCCCCGCGTGGCGCGCGCTGTCCTACGACGACCGCGCCGCGATCCTGCTGCGCGCGGCCGACCTGCTGACCGGCCCGTGGCGGTCCACGATCAACGCGGCCACGATGCTGGGCCAGTCCAAGACCGCCATCCAGGCCGAGATCGACGCGGCGTGCGAGCTGGCCGACTTCTGGCGCTTCAACGTGGCCTTCGGCCGCACCCTGCTCGCCGAGCAGCCCGCCAGCTCCACCGGCGTGTGGAACCGCACCGACCACCGCCCGCTCGAGGGCTTCGTCTACGCGATCACGCCGTTCAACTTCACCGCCATCGCGGCGAACCTGCCCACCGCGCCCGCGCTGATGGGCAACGTGGTGCTGTGGAAGCCGTCCCCCACGCAGAGCTTCGCCGCCCAGCTGACTATGCGGCTGCTCGAAGAGGCGGGGATGCCGCCCGGCGTCATCAACCTGCTGCCCGGCGACGGCATCGCCGTGTCCGAGGTCGCGCTGTCCGCGCCGGACCTCGCGGGCATCCACTTCACCGGCTCGACCCGCACGTTCCAGCACCTCTGGGGCCAGGTCGGCGCCAACATCGCGTCCTACCGGAGCTATCCGCGGATCGTCGGCGAGACCGGCGGTAAGGACTTCGTGCTCGCGCACCCGTCCGCGGACGTCGACATCCTGCGCACGGCGCTCGTGCGCGGCGCGTTCGAGTACCAGGGCCAGAAGTGCTCCGCCGCGTCCCGCGCCTACGTGCCGCGCTCGGTGTGGGGCCGGATGAAGGACGCGTTCCTCGCGGACGTGGCCTCCCTGACCGTCGGCGACGTGACCGACTTCGACAACTTCATGGGCGCGGTCATCGACCGCCGCTCGTTCGACAAGCTCTCCGGCGTGCTCACCGCGGCCCGATCGGACAGCACGCTGGAGGTCGTCGCGGGCGGCACCGCCGACGACACCGACGGCTTCTTCGTGCAGCCGACCGTGCTGCTCGGCACCGACCCGGCGCACGAGGTGTTCACCACCGAGTACTTCGGCCCGGTGCTGTCGGTGCACGTCTACGACGACGCCGACTACGACAAGGTGCTGCGGCAGATGGAGAGCGCGTCGCCGTACGCGCTGACCGGCGCGATCATCGCGCAGGACCGCGGCGCCGTCGCGCACGCCATGAGCGAGCTGCGCTTCGCGGCGGGCAACTTCTACGTCAACGACAAGCCGACCGGCGCGGTCGTCGGCCAGCAGCCGTTCGGCGGTGGCCGCGCGTCGGGCACCAACGACAAGGCGGGCTCGATCCACAACCTGCTCCGCTGGGTGAGCCCGCGTTCCATCAAGGAGACCTTCGTGGCTCCGACCTCCTACCGCTACCCGCACCAGGGCTGA
- a CDS encoding YidC/Oxa1 family membrane protein insertase yields the protein MFHALGSALAGFATPVAAIVLFTMLVRLLVHPLTRASVRAEKAKSALAPQVEKLRKKHGKDSAKLAEATMELYKDSGTSLFAGFLPMLAQAPFFMIMYRLVTTPNPLLDGTLFGAPLGTRWYGSYQHTPVFLGVCALIALVAYGTFRWQAMTAERNGGTAGPARAGPAVPAVRHRADGGGAAARRGRLPADYD from the coding sequence ATGTTCCACGCCCTGGGCTCAGCCCTGGCCGGGTTCGCCACGCCCGTTGCCGCCATCGTCCTGTTCACCATGCTCGTCCGACTGCTGGTGCACCCGCTGACGCGCGCCTCGGTGCGCGCCGAGAAGGCCAAGTCCGCGCTCGCGCCGCAGGTGGAGAAGCTGCGCAAGAAGCACGGCAAGGACTCCGCCAAGCTCGCGGAAGCCACCATGGAGCTCTACAAGGACTCCGGGACGTCGCTGTTCGCCGGATTCCTGCCGATGCTCGCGCAGGCGCCGTTCTTCATGATCATGTACCGGCTGGTCACCACGCCGAACCCGCTGCTCGACGGCACGCTGTTCGGGGCGCCGCTGGGCACCCGCTGGTACGGCTCCTACCAGCACACCCCGGTGTTCCTCGGCGTGTGCGCGCTGATCGCCCTCGTCGCCTACGGCACCTTCCGGTGGCAGGCGATGACGGCCGAGCGGAACGGGGGCACCGCAGGTCCCGCTCGCGCGGGTCCTGCGGTTCCTGCCGTTCGGCACCGTGCTGATGGCGGCGGTGCTGCCGCTCGCCGCGGGCGTCTACCTGCTGACTACGACTAG
- a CDS encoding DUF402 domain-containing protein, protein MGYFQPGDTALRREVLHGRPWAVTPSRVVLDEPGLLVVFVVPGTRFGFPDHHWPHGWQVAGNSHWHGNGKLQMHRPDEAYSVDLYWHGEQRKFGGWYLNLQDPYRRTELGFDTLDHELDYWVPAEGEWIEKDREDFERQVLEGKYSPELAERIRRQGVDIEAMLTTGTTWWDPKWADWEPDPDWPVPTLPEGWEDYPLP, encoded by the coding sequence ATGGGGTATTTCCAACCTGGGGACACGGCGCTGCGCCGCGAGGTCCTGCACGGCAGGCCGTGGGCCGTGACTCCGTCGAGGGTGGTGCTGGACGAGCCGGGGCTGCTGGTCGTCTTCGTCGTCCCCGGCACCCGTTTCGGGTTCCCGGACCACCACTGGCCGCACGGCTGGCAGGTCGCGGGCAACTCGCACTGGCACGGCAACGGCAAGCTCCAGATGCACCGGCCGGACGAGGCGTACTCGGTCGACCTGTACTGGCACGGCGAGCAGCGGAAGTTCGGCGGCTGGTACCTGAACCTCCAGGACCCGTACCGCCGCACCGAGCTGGGCTTCGACACCCTCGACCACGAGCTGGACTACTGGGTGCCCGCCGAGGGCGAGTGGATCGAGAAGGACCGCGAGGACTTCGAGCGCCAGGTGCTGGAGGGCAAGTACTCCCCCGAACTGGCCGAGCGGATCCGGCGGCAGGGCGTGGACATCGAGGCCATGCTGACCACCGGGACGACGTGGTGGGATCCGAAGTGGGCCGACTGGGAGCCCGATCCGGACTGGCCCGTGCCGACCCTGCCGGAGGGCTGGGAGGACTACCCGCTGCCGTGA
- a CDS encoding helix-turn-helix domain-containing protein, translated as MSFERRQLTDAHDLRALSHPLRVRIMELLAQEGPLTATAAGAELGTTASNCSFHLRLLARHGFVEEAEGGVGRQRPWRLVEQETRIRSKDLDQEGLSALRAIDELRWLRRRHQHSEWWRTRDEYPVEWRDAAAENFAVLHLTAAELAELNEAVHEVISRYVDRGLVSNRRPGTTPVDISTSTIPLRLPRPGGKHG; from the coding sequence ATGTCTTTCGAGAGACGTCAGCTCACCGACGCGCACGACCTCCGGGCGCTGAGCCACCCGCTCCGCGTCCGGATCATGGAGCTGCTCGCCCAGGAAGGTCCGCTCACCGCCACCGCGGCGGGCGCCGAACTGGGCACTACCGCGTCGAACTGCTCGTTCCACCTGCGCCTGCTGGCCAGGCACGGCTTCGTCGAGGAGGCCGAGGGCGGCGTCGGCAGGCAGCGGCCGTGGCGGCTCGTCGAGCAGGAGACCCGGATCCGGTCGAAGGACCTGGACCAGGAGGGCCTGAGCGCGTTGCGGGCCATCGACGAGCTGCGCTGGCTGCGCAGGCGGCACCAGCACTCCGAGTGGTGGCGCACCAGGGACGAGTACCCGGTCGAGTGGCGCGACGCGGCGGCGGAGAACTTCGCCGTGCTCCACCTGACCGCCGCCGAACTGGCCGAGCTGAACGAGGCCGTGCACGAGGTGATCAGCCGCTACGTCGACCGCGGCCTCGTGTCCAACCGCAGACCCGGCACCACGCCGGTCGACATCTCCACCTCCACGATCCCGCTCCGACTTCCACGACCAGGGGGAAAACATGGCTGA
- a CDS encoding helix-turn-helix domain-containing protein, whose translation MSLQEVLMALGDPLVELQVAPRGLDVAVLDVVIMDPDDVPDIRAGDLALVIGARGRAALPLVRAAGARGAVAVAVKVDGPVPQLRQAAVDAGVALVAVRPEVRWEHLESLARAVLTAPADNGEVLGDLFALAQTIASLTGGIVSIEDTSSRVLAYSRSSDEVDELRRLSILGRQGPEPYLKMLRDWGVYQLLRSGEEVVRIDERPELGIRRRIAIGIHAGPTPLGTIWVQEGDAPLTEQAERALLGAARVTALHLVQRRNEPTAAFRENLLASLLDGRTDAESVAGQIGADPGKPAAVVVFTSRDESADRTQAELRRAELTGLISVHAAAYRRSALVTQVGARTYVLLPDLPPGAQLLSLTKEIVTTARKHIGLGVRAAVGSTVSTLDEVGVSRQEADRVLDAMGRDLDADVATLADVRSRVLVSETLALLAANPRVRDPRLDKLDGELGRSVLAYLDAFGDVRSAARVLHVHPNTLRYRVRRAAEVSGVDLDDPLQRLFAQLQLRLG comes from the coding sequence ATGAGTCTCCAGGAAGTGCTGATGGCCCTGGGGGACCCGCTGGTCGAGCTCCAGGTGGCTCCCCGCGGGCTCGACGTGGCCGTGCTGGACGTCGTGATCATGGACCCGGACGACGTCCCCGACATCCGCGCGGGCGACCTCGCGCTGGTCATCGGCGCTCGCGGGCGGGCGGCGTTGCCGCTGGTCAGGGCGGCGGGCGCGCGAGGTGCGGTGGCCGTGGCGGTCAAGGTGGACGGGCCCGTCCCGCAGCTCCGGCAGGCCGCCGTCGACGCGGGGGTCGCGCTCGTCGCGGTTCGCCCGGAGGTCCGCTGGGAGCACCTCGAATCGCTGGCCAGAGCCGTGCTGACCGCCCCGGCTGACAACGGCGAGGTGCTCGGCGACCTGTTCGCGCTGGCCCAGACGATCGCCTCGCTGACCGGCGGCATCGTGAGCATCGAGGACACCTCCAGCCGGGTGCTCGCGTACTCGCGGTCCAGCGACGAGGTGGACGAACTGCGCAGGCTCTCCATCCTCGGCAGGCAGGGACCGGAGCCGTACCTGAAGATGCTTCGCGATTGGGGCGTCTACCAACTGCTCCGATCCGGTGAGGAGGTCGTGCGGATCGACGAGCGCCCCGAACTCGGCATCCGCCGCCGGATCGCCATCGGCATCCACGCCGGACCGACGCCGCTCGGCACGATCTGGGTCCAGGAAGGTGACGCACCGCTCACCGAACAGGCCGAGCGCGCCCTGCTCGGGGCCGCCCGCGTGACCGCCCTGCACCTCGTCCAACGGCGCAACGAGCCCACCGCGGCGTTCCGGGAGAACCTGCTCGCCTCCCTGCTGGACGGTCGGACGGACGCCGAGTCGGTGGCCGGGCAGATCGGCGCGGACCCCGGCAAACCGGCCGCCGTCGTCGTCTTCACCTCCCGCGACGAGTCCGCCGACCGCACCCAGGCCGAGCTGCGCCGGGCCGAGCTGACCGGGCTGATCTCGGTGCACGCCGCCGCCTACCGGCGCAGCGCGCTCGTCACGCAGGTCGGCGCGCGGACCTACGTGCTGCTGCCCGACCTGCCTCCCGGCGCCCAACTCCTCAGCCTCACCAAGGAGATCGTGACGACCGCCCGCAAGCACATCGGGCTCGGCGTGCGGGCCGCCGTCGGCTCCACGGTGTCCACCCTGGACGAGGTCGGCGTGTCCCGGCAGGAGGCGGACCGGGTGCTCGACGCGATGGGCCGCGACCTGGACGCCGACGTGGCGACGCTGGCCGACGTCCGGTCGCGGGTGCTCGTCAGCGAGACCCTCGCCCTGCTCGCCGCCAACCCGCGCGTCCGCGACCCGAGGCTCGACAAGCTCGACGGCGAACTCGGCCGGTCCGTGCTGGCCTACCTCGACGCGTTCGGCGACGTTCGCTCGGCGGCCCGCGTGCTGCACGTCCACCCGAACACGCTCCGCTACCGGGTGCGCCGCGCCGCGGAGGTCTCCGGCGTCGACCTGGACGACCCGTTGCAGAGGCTGTTCGCGCAACTGCAGCTGAGGTTGGGCTGA
- a CDS encoding uridine kinase has protein sequence MNIRPLTPAALVDELVARVDALPRDGWARVVVDGAAAASPGGVADAMVDPLRALGRPALRVSAGDFLRPASVRLEHGRFDPTAFRDEWLDVGGLVREVLAPLAPGGNGRVLPSLWDAVADRASRAGYVELGSGGVLLLDGSLLLDRGLPVELSAHLWLSPGALARKTPAEWEWTLPAYSDYEPRADVVVRYDHPDRPALVV, from the coding sequence GTGAACATCCGACCGCTGACCCCCGCGGCGCTCGTGGACGAACTGGTCGCGCGCGTCGACGCGCTGCCCCGTGACGGCTGGGCCCGCGTGGTCGTGGACGGGGCCGCGGCCGCGTCGCCCGGCGGGGTGGCCGACGCCATGGTGGACCCGCTGCGGGCGCTCGGGCGGCCTGCCCTGCGGGTGTCGGCAGGCGACTTCCTGCGGCCCGCGTCCGTGCGGCTGGAGCACGGGCGGTTCGACCCGACGGCGTTCCGCGACGAGTGGCTCGACGTGGGCGGGCTGGTGAGGGAGGTGCTCGCCCCGCTCGCGCCCGGCGGGAACGGCCGGGTGCTCCCGTCGCTGTGGGACGCGGTGGCGGACCGGGCCAGCCGGGCCGGGTACGTGGAACTCGGGTCGGGCGGTGTGCTGCTGCTCGACGGGTCGCTGCTGCTGGACCGGGGGCTGCCGGTGGAGCTGTCGGCGCACCTCTGGCTGTCGCCGGGGGCGCTGGCGCGGAAGACGCCCGCCGAGTGGGAGTGGACGCTGCCCGCCTACTCCGACTACGAGCCGCGGGCCGACGTGGTCGTGCGCTACGACCACCCGGACCGGCCCGCACTCGTCGTCTGA
- a CDS encoding DUF6412 domain-containing protein — MTKRQRLQLLLVMLFPALFPAVYAVTLFHNPAELLAAITALAVVLLLVAGPLAPRTAPAWTRSLSLREKAMRTAFLRLRDPDAAGRPRPRAPGRSLPAA; from the coding sequence ATGACGAAACGGCAGCGGCTCCAGTTGCTGCTCGTCATGCTGTTCCCGGCCCTGTTCCCGGCCGTGTACGCGGTCACCCTGTTCCACAACCCGGCCGAACTGCTGGCCGCGATCACCGCGCTGGCCGTCGTCCTGCTGCTGGTGGCCGGTCCCCTGGCCCCGCGGACCGCGCCCGCGTGGACCCGCTCGCTGTCGTTGCGCGAGAAGGCCATGCGCACCGCGTTCCTCCGCCTGCGCGATCCCGACGCCGCCGGCCGTCCCCGTCCCCGAGCACCCGGACGCAGCCTTCCCGCTGCCTAG